The Elusimicrobiota bacterium region CCAGAAATCCACATTTAACAATTGTATCCTGGTCTACTGCGCCGGACATCTGCAGTTTTTGTTCGTTAATAATTTCTTTTATCTGACTTCTTTCAACGACTCGCACTGAATTCACATATACTAATTTTGATGTAAGTGTTTCTACAAAACCCGTACCTATCCAGTCATACTCTTGAGATTTGCTCAAATTCTCAAAATTAGCAATTGCAACAGCTTTTTTTTGTTGATAGGCATAAGAAAACTGCATAACCACAGAGAACACAGAGACATAGAGAAAAAAGAATAAATAAATTTGTTTGGTTTTTATCATACTTTTTTGCGTAGTTCTTTTAATCTAAATGTATAGGAATTCCCTTTTTTGGACGCAGATGTACGCAGATTACAAAGATTATAAACATAAAGAACTAACTGCGAAAATCTGCGTCCTATTAACTTGTTGTACAGGAATTTCAATAATAACCACTGAAACGCTGAAACACGAATAGATTCCCGTTCCCCGTTTGCACGAGGACAGGTTTCACGGGAATGACATTATTCCGTGATTCCGTGCTTCAGTGGTTAAATTAAAATGTCAGTCGCCGCAGGCGACCTAACTCATTGGTAGATTTTTCAAGCATATAGTAATTTATTTTTTCAAAGGCTCCGACTGCCTTTTCCATATACTTAACTGCAGTATTGTAGTCGTTTTTGTATTCATAAATCAATGAGATATTATACATTACAACTCCTGCACCTGCCATATCGCCGAGTTGTAGTTTTACATCAAGCGATTTATTATAGTATTTGAGTGCTTTATCATAGTTGTAACGCGCAAAATAAACAAGTCCGATATTATTATATACTCTGGCGATATTCAGTTTATTATTAAGCTGCATTGCAAGTTGAAACGCTTTTTCAAAATATTCAAGTGCGTTATCAAATTTTTTAATTGAGTAATACACAACACCTATATTGATATAACTATCAACAATTTTCAGTTTAAGTCCGAGTTCTTCATTCAGTTCAAGTGCTTTTTTAAAGTATTCAAGTGATTTATTATTATCCTGCTGTGAGAAATAAATATTGCCGAATAAATTATATGCAGCAGCAATCCCATGACGGTCAGCGAGTTTTTCACTTATTTCAAATGCTTTATTGCAATACTCAAACGCATTATCATAATCACCCAGTGAATCATAAACAGCGCTGATGTTAATATAGGTTTCAGCAATAGCTTTTTTGTTTTCATATTTTTTATTTATTTCAAGTGCCTTATTATAACATTCAAGTGCTTTTTTATAGTTGCCGAGATTGTAATAAATAAGCCCGATATTATTGTGGGTATTAGCAATCCCGGGCTGATTCCCAAGTTGCTCTCCTATTTCAAGCGCGTTATTATAATACTCAAGTGCTTTTTGGTAATCTCCAGAATAATAATAAACAACACCGATATTTTGGAATACTCGCCAGAGATTCCGTTTATCGTTTTTTATTTCATAAAGTAATAGTGCGTTTTTATATGATTCAAGTGCTTTGGTATAGAAAGTTTTAGTTTGCAGAACATTACCCAATTCAAGGTAAGCATCTGCATAATCCCGATCTATTTTTATTGCTTTCTTATAACACCTTACTGCTTCATCCAGCAGGAATTTTTCATAATGATACATCTTTCCTTTGGCAAACCACTCATATGCAGGCAGGTTTTTTGCAGGCGGTTTTATTATCGCCAGTTTTGCAGCATCAGATACCGGTGTCTCAATAAGTCTGGCAAGTTCAAGTGCGAGTTGTTGCTGGAGCTCAAACAGAGCATTAAATTCGCCTTCAACCGTTACAGAACTTTCTACCTGCGCTGTTTCAACGCTTACAACACGAGCAACTATTTTAAGATTCCCAGCTATTTCCTGAAAACTACCAACAACTATGTATTGTGCTGCGAGCAATTTACCAACTTTAACCGCTGTTTTGTCGTCTGTAAGCCCTGATAACTGTAGTTTCTGTTCTTTAAGAATTTCTAAAAGATAAACTCTTTCCACTACAATCAGTGACTCAATATTGACAAGTTTTGTTGTTATCGTTTCAGCAAAGCCAGTTCCAAGCCAGTCATATTCTTTATTCCCGGCAACATTTTCAAACATAGCCACAGATATAACTTTCTTCTGTGTAGCACCCACCAGTAGTCTGGTAGGAAATATAATCTGGAGCGGTATAAGACATATCAGGATTCTACGGAATAATTTTAGAATTTTTGACATAAATTTCGGCGTATCTTTATTTTTTCTAATTTTGAATTTAGTTTGTCTATATTTGAGTTTATTTCTTCTACTTTTTTCGTTAAATGTACGATATTGTTATTGATACTTTTAAATTTTTCTGATTCTATAGTAGGTATTACAGAAATTTCTTTATCTACAGATATTTTTTTGATTTGAGCTTGTTGAGAAATCTTTGTTTTCTCATGCTGAACGCAGTGAAGCATCTCGCTTTTCGTCGGCAAGAGATTCTTCGCTTCGCTCAGAATGACTTCTTTTGTGACTTTTTCAATACACGCGTTTTCCGTTTTTTGTGGCAGTAGAATTTTCTCCGGAATTATTGATTCAGGACTTTTGATAGAGAAGTTATCGGATATTAGTGGCGGTATTTCTACATTAGGAGTAGAACTTTGAACTTTAACTGAAAAATTATCCTGCTGAATTTTGCCATTAACCTTAACTGAAAATACTGCTTTTTCTAAATTTGTTCCTTTTAAACGAAGATTCCAAAATGCCTTTGTAATTTCTTTAGGGCTTAATCTTGTAATTACTTTTTTTAACGAATCGGTTTCTGTGTCAGCCAATGACACACCTTCAGGTAAGACCAGCGTAATTTCAACTGAATCAAGCGGATATTCACCGGATTTGTTTTCAATATCACAACAGACAGTGAAAGGCATATTTTCTCTGACTCGCTCAGGACATCCTATAGCGACATTGATAGCATCTCCGAGTTTAATTGTTGGTTTGTATATACCATATGTGATACCATATTTTTTTACTTGACCGGGATTAAAAACTACAGGGTTCCAGTAAATAGCACAGGCGCTGTCTAAACCACCAAGAAAAACTCTAAATATTCTTCCTGATTTAAGATTAATATCCCACATTGAATCAAATAATCTTCGCCAGTTTGAAAATACTACTTTATCAGGTTCAATGTAACCAAGAAGATGCAGCATACCCATCGCACTAACAGTCGGTTCAGATAGGTTATCAAACACATACCAGTAATCAGGTATCCGGTCACTTGTAAGTGCTGTATCTGTGGTAACACTACCCAGCCCTGGAACACTAAATGGTGCACCATCGTTATTTCCAAGATATGTATCCAGCAAAATACGAAGTCCTACTTTATGAGGTTCAATGCTAAGATTGGTTATTGTATATTCAATTTTTAATGTATCGGAATTATTAGTTGTAGGACCTTTGACAATAAAAATTCTCTGTTCTACTTTTATTTTATCGCTTCCTACCCAAGAAGATACTATTGAATTTCCATCTTCAATAACCGTATTTGAATTATTTCTGCCTTCGCCAAAAACCCAATTCTTATCATCAATTTTAATCGTTGTATAAGATGTTTCTCCACCTCCTTCGGCATGATATAATAATTTTTTGTTATCATCAGAACTAATTTCCGGATTCCCACCAGTTGTATAAAGCCAGAACTTAGAAGTAGATTTATTACAGACAACCTTAATAAATTCATTTGAGTTCTGCAGATATGCTTGTGCATAAACATCGTTGGTTACTAATAGCATAGAGCATAGAGCATATAACAATAAACAATTCTTAATATGTTTCTTTGAGTTTTTGTTCATATTTTTTCAGTTCCTCTTCCTTACGGAATAATTCTTTTTCCTTATTTTTAAGTACAGTTTCCTTTTCTTGAAGTTGTTTATCTTTTTCGTTGAGAAGCGATTCTTTTTCTGAAAACAGTTTTG contains the following coding sequences:
- a CDS encoding tetratricopeptide repeat protein, encoding MSKILKLFRRILICLIPLQIIFPTRLLVGATQKKVISVAMFENVAGNKEYDWLGTGFAETITTKLVNIESLIVVERVYLLEILKEQKLQLSGLTDDKTAVKVGKLLAAQYIVVGSFQEIAGNLKIVARVVSVETAQVESSVTVEGEFNALFELQQQLALELARLIETPVSDAAKLAIIKPPAKNLPAYEWFAKGKMYHYEKFLLDEAVRCYKKAIKIDRDYADAYLELGNVLQTKTFYTKALESYKNALLLYEIKNDKRNLWRVFQNIGVVYYYSGDYQKALEYYNNALEIGEQLGNQPGIANTHNNIGLIYYNLGNYKKALECYNKALEINKKYENKKAIAETYINISAVYDSLGDYDNAFEYCNKAFEISEKLADRHGIAAAYNLFGNIYFSQQDNNKSLEYFKKALELNEELGLKLKIVDSYINIGVVYYSIKKFDNALEYFEKAFQLAMQLNNKLNIARVYNNIGLVYFARYNYDKALKYYNKSLDVKLQLGDMAGAGVVMYNISLIYEYKNDYNTAVKYMEKAVGAFEKINYYMLEKSTNELGRLRRLTF